The proteins below are encoded in one region of Juglans microcarpa x Juglans regia isolate MS1-56 chromosome 4D, Jm3101_v1.0, whole genome shotgun sequence:
- the LOC121260513 gene encoding LOW QUALITY PROTEIN: nifU-like protein 1, chloroplastic (The sequence of the model RefSeq protein was modified relative to this genomic sequence to represent the inferred CDS: inserted 1 base in 1 codon) has protein sequence MASLTATGLPKIPTSSPKFPSKTHQYPQFISLKEAQRASQRRLFSKTAIRASNPSAPAGSSPGLYSAQKFELTARNVDSVLEDVRPYLIADGGNVDVVSVEDGIVSLKLQGACGSCPSSTTTMKMGIERVLKEKFGDAVKDIRQVYDEEVXGTTVEAVNGHLDVLRPAIKNYGGSVEVLSVEGGDCLVKYVGPESIGTGIKAAIKEKFPDVVNVVFTG, from the exons ATGGCGTCTCTAACAGCCACCGGATTGCCTAAAATCCCAACGTCTTCCCCCAAATTCCCATCCAAAACCCATCAATACCCACAATTCATATCTCTGAAAGAAGCCCAACGAGCCTCTCAAAGGAGGCTCTTTTCCAAAACTGCCATAAGGGCCTCGAATCCAAGTGCTCCCGCTGGCTCTTCGCCGGGACTGTACTCTGCCCAGAAATTCGAGCTCACCGCTCGAAACGTGGACTCTGTTCTCGAGGACGTTCGGCCCTATCTCATTGCAGATGGTGGAAACGTCGACGTTGTGTCTGTCGAAGATGGCATCGTATCTCTCAAACTCCAAG GAGCATGTGGGAGCTGTCCTAGTTCCACAACTACTATGAAGATGGGGATCGAACGGGTACTGAAGGAAAAGTTTGGCGATGCAGTGAAGGACATTCGGCAAGTATATGATGAGGAAG GGGGGACAACTGTTGAG GCGGTAAATGGTCATCTTGACGTATTGAGACCAGCCATTAAGAACTATGGTGGCAGCGTGGAAGTATTGTCTGTTGAAGGAGGGGATTGCCTCGTAAAGTATGTGGGGCCTGAATCCATTGGAACAGGAATTAAAGCAGCAATTAAAGAGAAGTTCCCGGATGTTGTGAATGTTGTGTTCACTGGCTAG
- the LOC121260515 gene encoding gibberellin 2-beta-dioxygenase 2-like, with amino-acid sequence MVVPSPTPIRSKKTKAVGIPTIDLHLNRSMLSELIVKASEQFGFFKVVNHGISKEIIARMEEESAEFFEKAAAEKQRAGPASPFGYGCKNIGRNGDMGELEYLLLHTDPLSISERSTHISNDPTKFCCSVNNYVQAMKELACEILDLVAEGLWVQDKCVLSRLIRDVHSDSLLRFNHYPPVKDINDWDPSPKLYQCKNNRIGFGEHSDPQILTILRSNDVGGLQIALHDGLWVPVHPDPSEFFVFVGDALQALTNGRFLSVRHRALSNAMKPRMSMAYFGAPPLNAWISPLPELVSPQKPSLYKPFTWDEYKKAAYSLRLGDSRIDLFKIHSSHHGDKNLVMN; translated from the exons ATGGTGGTGCCCTCTCCCACCCCAATAAGAAGCAAGAAAACAAAGGCAGTAGGGATACCGACCATTGATCTTCATCTCAATAGGTCAATGTTATCGGAACTAATCGTGAAAGCCAGCGAACAATTCGGCTTCTTCAAGGTGGTTAACCATGGTATTTCAAAGGAGATAATTGCTAGAATGGAAGAGGAAAGTGCTGAGTTTTTTGAGAAAGCCGCCGCAGAGAAGCAACGAGCTGGTCCAGCCAGTCCTTTTGGTTATGGGTGCAAAAACATTGGCCGTAATGGCGATATGGGTGAGCTCGAATACCTTCTCCTTCACACCGACCCTCTCTCCATTTCCGAAAGATCCACACATATCTCCAATGACCCAACAAAATTCTG TTGTTCAGTGAATAATTACGTACAAGCAATGAAAGAATTAGCATGTGAGATTCTTGATCTAGTGGCTGAAGGCCTGTGGGTCCAGGACAAGTGCGTCTTAAGTAGGCTTATCAGAGACGTCCATAGTGACTCACTTCTCAGGTTCAATCACTATCCTCCAGTGAAAGATATCAATGATTGGGACCCATCTCCAAAACTTTATCAGTGCAAAAACAATCGGATAGGATTTGGGGAACATTCTGACCCTCAGATCTTGACCATCTTGCGATCCAACGACGTGGGGGGCCTCCAAATAGCTTTGCACGATGGCTTGTGGGTCCCTGTACATCCTGACCCCAGTGAATTCTTTGTGTTCGTCGGTGATGCCTTACAG GCTTTGACAAATGGGAGATTTTTGAGCGTGAGACACAGAGCTTTATCAAATGCAATGAAGCCAAGAATGTCAATGGCATATTTCGGGGCTCCACCCCTAAATGCATGGATCTCTCCTCTACCGGAGTTGGTCTCTCCACAGAAACCAAGTCTCTATAAGCCATTCACTTGGGACGAGTACAAGAAGGCTGCCTACTCTCTCCGATTGGGAGATTCACGTATCGATCTCTTCAAGATTCATAGTTCTCATCATGGTGATAAAAACTTAGTCATGAATTGA